A genomic stretch from Coffea arabica cultivar ET-39 chromosome 10c, Coffea Arabica ET-39 HiFi, whole genome shotgun sequence includes:
- the LOC140015916 gene encoding 2-hydroxyisoflavanone dehydratase-like, translating to MAPVASEATRLEKKGHLSFWDKSYVEAAWHFVYPNTTGLDDPLLNPVMEPNLSKLGCKRVLVYVAEKDILRDRGWFSKEALEKNEWAGDVEVIGEDHVFNLFFPKEENALSLLKKLASFINGNGV from the exons atGGCT CCAGTTGCTAGTGAAGCCACAAGATTGGAGAAAAAGGGACATCTTTCTTTTTGGGATAAGTCCTATGTTGAGGCCGCTTGGCATTTTGTTTACCCAAATACCACAGGGCTAGATGATCCATTGCTGAATCCTGTGATGGAACCAAATCTTTCCAAGCTAGGCTGCAAAAGGGTGCTGGTCTATGTTGCTGAGAAAGATATTTTGAGGGATAGGGGATGGTTTTCCAAAGAAGCATTGGAGAAGAACGAGTGGGCCGGAGATGTGGAGGTTATAGGGGAAGATCATGTCTTCAATTTGTTCTTTCCCAAGGAAGAAAATGCTCTGTCTTTGCTGAAAAAATTGGCCAGTTTCATCAATGGGAATGGGGTGTAG